Part of the Vibrio sp. SS-MA-C1-2 genome, CTTTATTAAACTTTGGGAAATGCAATTTTATTTAGAGTTACCCCACCAACTCAATTTGCCGATAGAAGTCGAAGTTATCGAACTAGAAGGCCGATTCCAAAATATTCATCAGATCCCTAACAGGGTAATTCAAAAGATGAAATCACAATTCCAACCTTACTCTTACAACGCGACAGCTACAATCAGGCACAAATAAAAAAGCCCTTATGTCATTATTAAAAATAAAAACAATAAGGGCTTTTTAAATTTTATACTTTTAACTAAATAGATTATTTATCAGCGTGAAACAACCAATATTGCGTTGAAAGCGGCGGCAAATTAACCACAATCGAGAACGGTGACTCACCAACAGCAATCGCTTCCGCTACAGCGTCTGATGTAACAGGATATTGACTACCATTATAATATTCAGCATCACTATTTAAGATCAATTCATAACGTCCAGCCAATGGAACACCGATACGGTAAGCCACTTTTGGATCTGGGGTTAAATTCGCTGCCACCAATACACGCTGCTCTCCTTGTTCAGAAAGACGCTCCCACGCTAAGATGCTGTTCTCACGATCTAATTCCACACGCCATTCGAAACCACGATCACTGCAATCCAATTGATGCAAAGCCGGATATTGACGATAAACTTGGTTCAGATCACGGGTTAGATTCTGCATCCCTTGGTATTGAGGCTGCTCTAGCAGTGACCAATCAAGCTCGGCATCATGGTTCCATTCGGTTTTTTGACCAAACTCCGCGCCCATAAAGTTAAGCTTTTTGCCCGGCATACCATACATATAACCGTAATAAGCACGCGCGTTGGCCATCTGCTGCCACTCATCGCCCGGCATCTTATTGGCAATCGCCCCTTTACCGTAAACCACTTCGTCATGAGAAAGTGATAGCACATAGTTTTCACTAAAGGCATAAACTAGCGGGAAAGTGATGGTATCATGGTGCCATTTACGGTGAACGCTCTCCTCTTGGAAATAAGCGAGAGAGTCATGCATCCACCCCATATTCCACTTAAAACCAAACCCTAAACCATTGAGATCAACAGGACGAGAGACCCCATCAAAAGCCGTTGACTCTTCTGCAATCGTCATCACATTTGGATAGTGACGATACGCTTCTAAATTCACCCATTTCAACAGATCGATAGCATCGTAATTGTGATTACCACCATCACGATTCGGGATCCATTGATCATGTTCACGTGAATAGTCAAGGTAGAGCATCGACGCCACCGCATCGACACGTAAACCGTCAATATGGAAATTATCCAACCAATAAAGCGCATTGGCCACTAAGAAACGACGAACATGTTCACGGCCATAGTCATAAATATAGCTCTTCCAATCTTGATGCCAGCCACGACGAGGGTCAGGATCATTAAATAGCGCCGTCCCATCGAAATTAGCTAAACCATGTTCATCAGAAGGAAAATGAGCAGGAACCCAATCCAATACTACGCCCACACCCGCTTGGTGACATTGATCGACAAAGTATTTAAAGTCGTCAGGTGAGCCATAACGGCTGGTTGGCGAAAACATACCAATAGTTTGATAGCCCCACGAACCATAAAAAGGATGTTCACTGATCGGCATCAATTCAACATGCGTGTAACCCATCTCAACTAAATACGGCACCAGTTGATCAGCTAATTGACGATAATTTAAAAAATCACCATTGTGATCGCGACGCCAACTACCGGCATGCAACTCATAAAATGAGAGTGCTTCAGTGTGCTTCTCTGTGACTTCACGTTGGCACCATGCACTATCTTTCCATTGGTAGCCTTGTTGATTGTAAACCTTTGATGCAAATGAAGGATATTGCTCACTGTCATACCCCCAAGGATCAGCTTTGTTTGGCAGTAAATTGCCCGTTGAATCTTTAAGCTCAAACTTGTAACGCTCACCTTCTGAAAGAGAAGGAACAAATAGCCCCCAAAGACCATCATCCATACGTTGCAGTGGGTGGCGTCGACCATCCCAGCTATTAAAATCACCAATCACGCTGACAGTTGACGCATTCGGCGCATAAACCACAAAACGGACCCCCGTAACCTCTTTTCCGTCACGAGAAACCGTCAGTAACTGTGCGCCCATCTCTTTATATTGAGAACTGGGCTCTAACAGTGCGGCTTTCGACGGATAAATATTATGGAATTGGTAAGGGTCAGCAATTTGTTGAACGCCACTTTGCCATTCAATTGCCAGCTCATAATAGCGAGCCGTTAAATCAAGATCTTTAAGTGCATGAGAAGATGACAGCACAAATGCACCATGGTGCGGTTGAGAAAGTGCAATAGTTTGACCATCATCTAGCACAAGAGAGACATTTATTGCTCCAGGCATCCAGACATTAAGAAGGTCATCATTATCAAACTGAGGACCAAGAATCGAAAAAGGGTCTGATAGCTCAGCGCATTCTAATTGATGATATCGGGTTTTACTTAATAGGTGGTTCGTCCCAGACAAAATATTTCTCCTTAAAAAAAGGCCCGTAATGGGCCTCTATATAAATTTATTTTTGACTCGCTTCTGCTCTTATTCTTGTCAAGTCATTGGTTAATTGAGCAATATCATCTCGAGAAAAGATATCACCTAGATTCGCAGATAGCTTACGGCGCCAGTTGGGGTACTCATCAACAGTACCCGGAATGTTGACTGGCTTATCCATTTCTAACCAATCTTCCAATTGTAAACTTAATAGCGCACTAGCACCAGCAGCAAGATGCTTCTGCATACTAAAGTTAAGTGCTTGCTCCATTGGCATTGCATTTGCATTATGACCAATACCATCAGGTAAATAACCATGCCAGTTTAAGCTATCAACTAGGCGCTGTTTAGATTCAGCTCGATCATCAAAAAGACCTTGAAGCTGTTCTTTATCTGGATAAAGCCCTAATTCGCTGCCCATCTTAAGATCTTCACAGTGCCAAAATCCTTTTAAGGTTGGCATATCATGCGTACAAAGTGCAGACATCGATTGCTCTGGATAGTGACTTGGAGAGTAGTAACCACCATCTTCAGCAACTTCAAAGAAGAAAACTTTATAAGAGTGAACACCTGCATCGGCCAGTAAAGAGATAATTTCATCAGGCACGGTACCTAGATCTTCACCGATAACCGCACACTGATGACGATGGCTCTCTAAAGCGAGAATGGAAAGCATATCTTGTACTGGGTAATAGATATATGCACCATTATTCGCAGATTCGCCACGAGGAATAAGCCATAAACGAAGCAACCCCAGAACATGATCGATACGTAAAGCACCACAAGATCGCATATTGGCACGTAACATATTGATATAAGCTTTGTAGCCACTATTTTTTAGCGTTAATGGATTAAGTGGCGGCAGTCCCCAATTTTGACCGAGTGGACCTAGGATATCTGGCGGCGCGCCAACCGAAAGATCCATACATAATGTACCGTCGTTTGCCCAAGTTTCAGAACCGCACTCGCTCACACCTACGGCAAGGTCACGATAAAGACCAAGGGTCATGCCCTGCTCTTTAGCAAAATGTTGCACTTCACTCAGTTGTTCCGCTGCCTGCCATTGGCTATACATATAAAGCTGAATCGTATCTTGATTTTCAATAATGTAATTCTGTACATCCTTACGATCAAACTGGCGATATTTCTCTGGAAAAACGGGCCAGCCCCAACAGTTTGAATCTTGTTGGATTAACTCAGCGTGCAGTGCATCAAATGCCGCTTGATGAACTAAGCTATCTCCGCCTTCTTTAACAAATGCTTGAAACGCTTTTGCTCGAACACTGTTCTTTGCTAAATGTTGCTGTTGAAACACCTTAAATAATAGAGGCAGAATCGCCATCTTAAGGGCAGAAACTTCACGATATTGTACCCATTCATTTGAGCGCGCTACAGAAATTCGTTGTTGGAAATCAACACTGCCTACTAAATTTTGAGCTTCTTCACTTTGAGCAAATTCAGCAATCGCACCCACATCTAAATAGATCGTATTTAGCCAAGTACGAGATGATGGGCTATACGGACTTGCCGACTCAGGCATTGCTGGAAATAGAGAGTGAATTGGGTTTAAGCCAACAAAATCACCACCACGTTGAGCAATTTCACCCACTAACTGTTTTAGATCACCAAAATCACCGATACCCCAGTTTTGCTCAGTACGTAGCGTATAAAGCTGTATACTGGTACCCCAGGACTTCTTACCTTCTGCTAATGTTGGTTGTTTATAGCAACTCGCTGGCGTCACAATAAGGGTCATTTCATAAGGGGTTTTACGACGTTTTCGATTAACGTTTAGCGTATGATAACCCTCGGATAAGGTTACAGGGAGTAAGAAAACGATCGCGCCATTTTCTGTACGCTCATCACGCACGTCAAGATCACTTAACTGACCGTTGGTGACGTCACCTTGCTCAGTTTCTAGCTGCCAACTAAACTCATTAACACGCGCACTTGTAGCGACATGCAATGAGATTTCTAGTGGCTTATCTTGTTGAATAACCAATACAGGATCAAGAACGGGTTGTTGATGCATTTTTTGAGCTGAAGCAAGTAATTTGCTGTCACTGCTTGTATCATAACCTAAACCAGCAAGGATCTTACGTTGCTGCTCTTCTGATACATGAGCTTCATCGCCCCAAGCACTGATATAGCTCTCCGCTAAGCCGGCTAACTTTGCAACCTGTTGTAATTCAGTTTCTTTTGTCATTTGAATTCCTTATAAACAGTATCTTCACTATTTATCTCTATCTCTTAATGATTGAAATCATCTCACTCAGAGGATGAAAGCATGATTAAATCTTTCATCCTCTGGTATTATCCATAATTTAGTTAATGATTATTGGCTTTTAACTGATTTCAATTTCCAAATGTTATTGGCATAATCACGAATGCTTCGGTCAGAGCTAAATTTGCCAACTGAAACACTATTAATAATGGCCATTTTAGCCCAGTTGCTCTGGTCTCTATAGGCACGATCAATACGCTCATGAGCATTAACATAACTTGCAAAGTCAGCCAGCACTAAATATGGGTCACCGCCATCAAGAAGATTATGACGAATACCCGCGAATGCATTTGGATTACCCGGCGTGAATCGATCTGAGCCTAACATATCAAGCGAAGCTCTTAATATGCTATCTGAATTGTAATAATCATAAGGCTTATAACCAGAAGCTTTAAGGGCTAAGACTTCATCCACTAATAGACCAAAGATGAAAATATTCTCATCGCCAACTTCTTCACGAATCTCAACGTTAGCACCATCCATTGTACCGATGGTTAATGCGCCGTTTAATGCCAGCTTCATGTTACCTGTTCCAGACGCTTCTTTACCGGCAGTAGAAATCTGCTCTGAAACATCCGCGGCTGGAATGATCATCTCTGCAAGGCTAACACGGTAATCAGGCATAAAGACAACTTTAAGCTTGCCATTAATACGTTTGTCGTTATTAACGGTATCAGCCACTTTATTGATTGCATGAATGATCTCTTTTGCGAGAGCATAACCCGGAGCAGCTTTCGCACCAAAGATAAATACGCGCGGATGCATATCGAAATCTGCATCGTTAAGCAGACGATGATACAAGGCTAAAATATTTAGCAAGTTTAAGTGTTGACGCTTATATTCGTGTAGACGTTTGATCTGTACATCAAAAATCGCATTAGTATCGATCTCAATGTCCATATTCTCTTTGATCCAATCCGCTAAACGTTGTTTATTCACCTTCTTCGCGGCCATAAACTGCTGTTGGAATTGCGGGTCATCAGCATACTTTTCTAGCTCTTTTAGCTTATCAAGATCACCAACCCACTCGTCACCAATTTTATTACTGAATAGCTCAGCCAGATCAGGGTTACAATACTTTAACCAGCGACGTGGTGTTACGCCATTGGTTACGTTTTGTAGTTTACCCGGGAATAGTTGATCAAATTCAGGGAAAAGGTCACGTTTAACTAATTCAGAGTGAAGCGCAGCGACACCATTTACCGCATAAGTACTGACAACACAAAGGTTTGCCATGCGTACCATACGTTGATGCCCTTCTTCGATAATCGAAAGTTTCGCTTTCTTCTCATTATCGCCCGGCCACTGCTTTTCAACTAATGTCATGAAACGTGCATTAATTTCAAAAATAATCTCTAGGTGACGAGGGAGTAGCTGACCAATCAGAGCTTCGCTCCACTTCTCTAACGCTTCTGGAAGTAAAGTATGGTTAGTATATGCAAATGTCTTAGAACAGATTGCCCATGCACTGTCCCAACTTAGCTCATACTCATCAATTAAGATGCGCATTAATTCTGGGATCGCAATGGTTGGGTGTGTATCATTTAATTGAATAGCTTCTAGCTTAGCAAGGTCTTCTAAAGCATGACCCGCAGCAAGATGACGCTCAAGGATATCAGCAATAGAACAAGCACAATGGAAGTACTGCTGCATTAAACGCAGTGTTTTACCTGAATCGTGGTTATCATTTGGATAAAGAACTTTCGTTACGTTACCCGCTTCAATCGCAGAGAATTGAGCACCTAAATAATCACCTTGGTCAAAACGTTGCAGGTTGAATGGCGCAGACGTCTTACATTCCCATAAACGTAAAGGATAAACAGAGTCATTTTTATAACCAACAATTGGCAAATCCCATGCAATCCCTTCAACAAATAATGCAGGGACCCAACGACGCCCTTGGTTACCATTCTCTTTAATATAAGTTTCAATCGAACCATATAAACCGATATTTTTAGTGAGTTCAGGACGCTGAACTTCCCAAGGGTAACCTTGTTCACCACGCCATGCATCAGGCGCCTCTTGTTGCTCACCATCGTCAAAAGACTGACGGAATAAACCATATTCATAATGCAGGCCATAACCTACCGCAGGAAACTCTTGTGCGGCTAATGATTCCATAAAACATGCAGCGAGACGCCCTAACCCACCATTACCTAAAGCAGGATCTCTCTCTTCTTCAAGCAGGTCAGAAAGATTCAGGCCTAGCTCAGACATTGCCACGGCAACATCATCATAAAGATCCATGTTAATCAAGTTGTTACCTGTTAAACGACCAATTAAAAACTCAAGAGAAAGGTAATTAACACTGCGGCTATTGCTTGCCGATAAATTTTGTTCGGTAGCTAATAGGTTTGCGGTTGTAGACTCTGCTAAAGCACGACCTAAAGCCAGATACCAATCTTGTTCAGTCGCAGTTTCAACGGTTTTAGCAAACGTAGTGACTAAGTGTCTAGTTACTGCTGCTTTAAATTCATTGCGATTAAACGCTTGTGTTTTTATTGAAGTCGTCATGATTATCTCGCTTTCTTATATAACTAATTATGATGTGTTGTATTTGTCATATAATGGCCTAAATTGCGAGAAATACCTCATCCTAGGGTAAATTAATTTAGGGAGGAGTAGGGAGGAGGAGCTTATTTATATTGAGTTTTCATTGAAGTAGAGAGGATTACAGTCGACATAAATCCAACTGAATGAGAATTAAACTCGTCCAAAAAACAATCAACAATGAACAAAAAAAGCTCAAAAAATAGAACTAAAGGTCAAAAGTTAGTCAAATATCATCAATACACGATAAAAATATAACCAACGCGCAATAATCAACAATCTATACCTAAAATTATTGGCGTTGTTAGTTGGCGAATCAATATAAACAACCTAGCAGCTCCAATTACTTTGGGTATAGAGCAGCTTCCAGTATGAAAGGTATAAATACGTTATTTCGTTTCACGAGCCAGCTTATTTTTTCTAGAGAGTTTGACAAGATCTTGCAATGATTCAACTTGTTTAATATTTTTTGAAGCAAAAATATCTCGATGGTAGTACTCGATTTGATTATTTTTATCTGTTCGTTTGAATCGACGAAGACAACCGCAAGATTTTCTTCGACCACGTATTAAAGCATCTGCACGGGCAAAGGCCAAATTGCCGCAGTCGCAATGACAGAGCCATCCTTTCTGATCTTTATAGGTGTCGGTACTAACTGCGATCAATAGCCCAAAACGTTGAAAGGTAAGATCAATTCGATTCCGTATTATATTTGCCACTTAAACTACCTAACTAATAGTTAGAGATACCTTTGTTATTCGATCATGAGTTCTATACCCTTCTTACTTGAAGTTGCTAGGTTGTTGGCCTCGTTCATTCGCCCCAATCATATAGAAACCTAGACTCATGGGGTTTCATTCCTTGCCACCTACTAGCAATACTTTGGGTATAAAAGGCACAAGTTATATCTAAATAACTTTATCCCTTTTTTACTTAACGTTGTTAGGTTATTGGCTGCACTCGTTCGCCCCAATCATATAGAACAACTATACTCATGAGATCTCTGTTATTTGTCGCCAACTAACCACTAAAAATACAGGAGGTCTATCTCTATTACATTCAAAGATTATTTAAAATAATTATTATTAAAAACAGAAAATAATAATCAATAACGTTTAACTTATTATTTACTCTATTCCTGCGGTATATTTAAAAATATCATTTCATCGTGTTTTGTAAATAGAATGACTCATTTAATAAAAAATATTAAATTTACTTTTTATTAAATTTTTCAATTATATAAATGTTCAGTTATGGAACCACCCTGATAAAATCACGCCTCAGCAAGCCCTCCTCTCAATGTGATGTATATCGCACTTTTAGTAGATTTATCGAGATACTAAGCAATTAGCTTCTTTTAAGTTAATCAATCTTGTTTAAATTTTGATACATTAACGGCAGCTATTTTTTCTCAGCACTGATTGATATCTGCTGTTTATCTGACAAATTGAAAATAAATATTATGTGGATTCCCTCTAAAATTACCAAACCCGCTGATTTACATCGCGCCATAGAAAGACCAAGGCTGTTATCCTTATTAACTAATGCTGCCCGCTATCGATTAGTACTTTTCCGCTCCCCAGCAGGTTATGGCAAAACAACGATTGCTTCTCAATGGCTTTCTCAGCTTAATCATGTTGCTTGGTTCAATTTAGATGAAAATGATAATGACCCATTTCGATTTGTTAATTATTTTATCAGAGCGATTAATAAAGCGACCAATAATCAATGTAAACAGAGCCAAATCATTGCCGAACGTCGACAATTTTCAACATTATCCGCTCTGTTTAATGAACTATTTATTGAGTTAAGCCAATTTAATAAACAGTTATATGTTGCGTTAGATGATTATCATTTAATTAATAATGATGAAATTAACCGTAGTATTCGATTTTTTATTAAACAGATGCCAGAAAACATTACGGTTGTTATCACTAGTCGCTCACAACCTACACTAGGTATCGCCAATTTGCGGGTCAGAAATCAATTAATTGAAGTTGGAGTCGATCAGCTTGCGTTTGATCATGATGAGACCTCCTATTTCTTTGAGCAGCGCGTCACAGATAAAGTCACTGACTCTACGATCAATGAAATTGTCACTCAAATTGAAGGCTGGCCTTCTGCGTTACAATTAATTGCTTTACACACTAAGCAAGTTAATGCCGACCTTGCCCAATCAGCCCTATCCATGGTTAATTATAATAAAGGGCATTTATGGGAGTACTTAGCAGAAGAGATCTTTGATTTATTACCCGAAAATCAACAAAACTTTTTACTACAATGTTCAGTTTTCTCAACGTTTAATGCTCAGTTAATTATTGAAGTAACGGGACAAATTGACGCCCCAAGTATGTTAGAACAGCTTCATAAACAAGGTGTATTTTTATCTGCTCTAGAGGGTGAATATGAATGGTTCAAATTCCACAATCTATTTCGAGAATTTCTAATCCATCAGCGTCAATTGCAACTGCCTAATCAAGAGATACAAATCCACACAACTGCCGCTCACGCATGGTTGAAACAAGGTTCGCTCCATCAAGCTTTAGAACATGCAATGCTAGCTAAAAACAGTGCTTTAATTATTGAAATTCTATTAGAAAATAGCTGGGGTATGTTCCAAAAAGGCGAGTTTTCTCTATTAGATAAAGCGCTGGAAAAAATTGATTCTGAATCTTTTTATACCTATCCAAGGTTACTTGTACTTCGAGCATGGTTAGCACAAGGACAGCATCGTTATCAGCAAGTTGGGCATATCCTTGAGGATGCAATGGTTGAGTTAGCAGAAAGAGGAAACAAGCTCGATGATTCCCTGCTCGGTGAAATCAATGCATTAAAAGCGCAAGCCGCTATCAATTGTAATGATCCGGTCACGGCTTTAAATCTGTCTCAAGAAGCACTCGGGCAACTAGACAGCAACGACTATCGTAGCCGAATTGTTGCAACTTCAATTGTCGGTGAAGTTCATCATGTTTTAGGTCATTTAAGCCGTGCTTTGCCAATGATGCAGCAGACAGAGAAAATTGCACGTCAACATAAAACACATCAACAGGCACTTTGGGCGATCTTACAACAGAGTGAAATCCTTATTGCTCAAGGACAATTACAAGCGGCTTATGAGCTACAAGAAAATGCGTTTAAGTTAATTAAAGATCAACATCTCCAGCAAGTTCCTCTTTATGAATTTTTGTTAAGAATTAGAGCTAACATTTTATGGTCTTGGTATCGACTTGATGAAGCGGAAGATTGTATCCATGAAGGATTGGCGGTACTTGCAAACAGCACTGATGCCAATTCGCTTCATTGCTATGCGATGCTGGCCCGTATCGCGTTAAGTCGTGGCGAAATTGATAAAGCGTCACGCTACCTTGATACCTGCCAAACTCTAATTAACAACAATATTTACCACATTGATTGGTTAGCTAACACCTACTTCGTGCAAATTAACTATTGGCAACTGACTGGCAATCAAGCAGCAATTAAAAATTGGTTAGCGGTTGCAGAGCGTCCAGATGGGGCAAATAACCACTTTCAGCAGCTGCAATACCGTAATATCGTCCGTGCTCAAATATTACTGGGTGAGTTGACGGCAGCAGAAGAAACTCTCAAATATATGATTGAAGAGTGTGACCGATTAGAACTCATCACGGATAAAAACCGCAATTTAATCTTAAAAGTCTTGCTCAGACAGGAGCAAAATTTAGCGGATGATGCTTATCAAAGTCTGAAGGATGCACTGCAATTAACCAGTAAAACCGGCGTCTTAGGCGATTACTTATTAGATAGTGACAAACTTCAACCTTTACTACAGGCTCTATTAAAAGACAAAGAGACCAATGAGTTAGAACAACACCGAATCAATTTATTGTTATCAGAAATGTGTCATATTGAACGTTCGAATTCAACTCACTTTGATGAAGCCTTTGTTGAACAACTGCTTAGTCATCCCAATATTCCAGAGTTAATTCGCGTCAGTCCGTTAACTCAACGAGAGTGGCAGGTTTTAGGATTGATTTATGCGGGCTTTACCAATGATCAGATTTCAAATGAGCTCAATGTTGCGATTACCACAATTAAGAC contains:
- the glgB gene encoding 1,4-alpha-glucan branching protein GlgB, producing the protein MSGTNHLLSKTRYHQLECAELSDPFSILGPQFDNDDLLNVWMPGAINVSLVLDDGQTIALSQPHHGAFVLSSSHALKDLDLTARYYELAIEWQSGVQQIADPYQFHNIYPSKAALLEPSSQYKEMGAQLLTVSRDGKEVTGVRFVVYAPNASTVSVIGDFNSWDGRRHPLQRMDDGLWGLFVPSLSEGERYKFELKDSTGNLLPNKADPWGYDSEQYPSFASKVYNQQGYQWKDSAWCQREVTEKHTEALSFYELHAGSWRRDHNGDFLNYRQLADQLVPYLVEMGYTHVELMPISEHPFYGSWGYQTIGMFSPTSRYGSPDDFKYFVDQCHQAGVGVVLDWVPAHFPSDEHGLANFDGTALFNDPDPRRGWHQDWKSYIYDYGREHVRRFLVANALYWLDNFHIDGLRVDAVASMLYLDYSREHDQWIPNRDGGNHNYDAIDLLKWVNLEAYRHYPNVMTIAEESTAFDGVSRPVDLNGLGFGFKWNMGWMHDSLAYFQEESVHRKWHHDTITFPLVYAFSENYVLSLSHDEVVYGKGAIANKMPGDEWQQMANARAYYGYMYGMPGKKLNFMGAEFGQKTEWNHDAELDWSLLEQPQYQGMQNLTRDLNQVYRQYPALHQLDCSDRGFEWRVELDRENSILAWERLSEQGEQRVLVAANLTPDPKVAYRIGVPLAGRYELILNSDAEYYNGSQYPVTSDAVAEAIAVGESPFSIVVNLPPLSTQYWLFHADK
- the malQ gene encoding 4-alpha-glucanotransferase, with product MTKETELQQVAKLAGLAESYISAWGDEAHVSEEQQRKILAGLGYDTSSDSKLLASAQKMHQQPVLDPVLVIQQDKPLEISLHVATSARVNEFSWQLETEQGDVTNGQLSDLDVRDERTENGAIVFLLPVTLSEGYHTLNVNRKRRKTPYEMTLIVTPASCYKQPTLAEGKKSWGTSIQLYTLRTEQNWGIGDFGDLKQLVGEIAQRGGDFVGLNPIHSLFPAMPESASPYSPSSRTWLNTIYLDVGAIAEFAQSEEAQNLVGSVDFQQRISVARSNEWVQYREVSALKMAILPLLFKVFQQQHLAKNSVRAKAFQAFVKEGGDSLVHQAAFDALHAELIQQDSNCWGWPVFPEKYRQFDRKDVQNYIIENQDTIQLYMYSQWQAAEQLSEVQHFAKEQGMTLGLYRDLAVGVSECGSETWANDGTLCMDLSVGAPPDILGPLGQNWGLPPLNPLTLKNSGYKAYINMLRANMRSCGALRIDHVLGLLRLWLIPRGESANNGAYIYYPVQDMLSILALESHRHQCAVIGEDLGTVPDEIISLLADAGVHSYKVFFFEVAEDGGYYSPSHYPEQSMSALCTHDMPTLKGFWHCEDLKMGSELGLYPDKEQLQGLFDDRAESKQRLVDSLNWHGYLPDGIGHNANAMPMEQALNFSMQKHLAAGASALLSLQLEDWLEMDKPVNIPGTVDEYPNWRRKLSANLGDIFSRDDIAQLTNDLTRIRAEASQK
- a CDS encoding glycogen/starch/alpha-glucan phosphorylase gives rise to the protein MTTSIKTQAFNRNEFKAAVTRHLVTTFAKTVETATEQDWYLALGRALAESTTANLLATEQNLSASNSRSVNYLSLEFLIGRLTGNNLINMDLYDDVAVAMSELGLNLSDLLEEERDPALGNGGLGRLAACFMESLAAQEFPAVGYGLHYEYGLFRQSFDDGEQQEAPDAWRGEQGYPWEVQRPELTKNIGLYGSIETYIKENGNQGRRWVPALFVEGIAWDLPIVGYKNDSVYPLRLWECKTSAPFNLQRFDQGDYLGAQFSAIEAGNVTKVLYPNDNHDSGKTLRLMQQYFHCACSIADILERHLAAGHALEDLAKLEAIQLNDTHPTIAIPELMRILIDEYELSWDSAWAICSKTFAYTNHTLLPEALEKWSEALIGQLLPRHLEIIFEINARFMTLVEKQWPGDNEKKAKLSIIEEGHQRMVRMANLCVVSTYAVNGVAALHSELVKRDLFPEFDQLFPGKLQNVTNGVTPRRWLKYCNPDLAELFSNKIGDEWVGDLDKLKELEKYADDPQFQQQFMAAKKVNKQRLADWIKENMDIEIDTNAIFDVQIKRLHEYKRQHLNLLNILALYHRLLNDADFDMHPRVFIFGAKAAPGYALAKEIIHAINKVADTVNNDKRINGKLKVVFMPDYRVSLAEMIIPAADVSEQISTAGKEASGTGNMKLALNGALTIGTMDGANVEIREEVGDENIFIFGLLVDEVLALKASGYKPYDYYNSDSILRASLDMLGSDRFTPGNPNAFAGIRHNLLDGGDPYLVLADFASYVNAHERIDRAYRDQSNWAKMAIINSVSVGKFSSDRSIRDYANNIWKLKSVKSQ
- the malT gene encoding HTH-type transcriptional regulator MalT, whose protein sequence is MWIPSKITKPADLHRAIERPRLLSLLTNAARYRLVLFRSPAGYGKTTIASQWLSQLNHVAWFNLDENDNDPFRFVNYFIRAINKATNNQCKQSQIIAERRQFSTLSALFNELFIELSQFNKQLYVALDDYHLINNDEINRSIRFFIKQMPENITVVITSRSQPTLGIANLRVRNQLIEVGVDQLAFDHDETSYFFEQRVTDKVTDSTINEIVTQIEGWPSALQLIALHTKQVNADLAQSALSMVNYNKGHLWEYLAEEIFDLLPENQQNFLLQCSVFSTFNAQLIIEVTGQIDAPSMLEQLHKQGVFLSALEGEYEWFKFHNLFREFLIHQRQLQLPNQEIQIHTTAAHAWLKQGSLHQALEHAMLAKNSALIIEILLENSWGMFQKGEFSLLDKALEKIDSESFYTYPRLLVLRAWLAQGQHRYQQVGHILEDAMVELAERGNKLDDSLLGEINALKAQAAINCNDPVTALNLSQEALGQLDSNDYRSRIVATSIVGEVHHVLGHLSRALPMMQQTEKIARQHKTHQQALWAILQQSEILIAQGQLQAAYELQENAFKLIKDQHLQQVPLYEFLLRIRANILWSWYRLDEAEDCIHEGLAVLANSTDANSLHCYAMLARIALSRGEIDKASRYLDTCQTLINNNIYHIDWLANTYFVQINYWQLTGNQAAIKNWLAVAERPDGANNHFQQLQYRNIVRAQILLGELTAAEETLKYMIEECDRLELITDKNRNLILKVLLRQEQNLADDAYQSLKDALQLTSKTGVLGDYLLDSDKLQPLLQALLKDKETNELEQHRINLLLSEMCHIERSNSTHFDEAFVEQLLSHPNIPELIRVSPLTQREWQVLGLIYAGFTNDQISNELNVAITTIKTHIRNLYQKLSISNRKEAIMTAEELLSLVHIV